In a single window of the bacterium genome:
- a CDS encoding FAD-dependent oxidoreductase: MEETVKYLLVGGGEASAWAAQYIRERDHVGTITLIGWEPNPPIDRPPLSKEFLLDDSLSKDYPEIKNRAFYETSKINLRTGTKAINLDRQNRIVT, encoded by the coding sequence ATGGAAGAGACAGTCAAGTATTTGCTGGTTGGGGGCGGAGAGGCATCTGCCTGGGCGGCACAGTATATCCGTGAGCGCGATCACGTCGGGACGATAACTCTCATTGGTTGGGAACCAAACCCACCTATTGACAGACCCCCATTGTCCAAAGAGTTCCTTCTCGATGATAGCCTTTCCAAAGATTATCCCGAAATAAAGAACCGTGCCTTTTATGAGACGAGTAAAATCAACCTCCGTACCGGTACAAAGGCAATCAATTTAGACCGTCAGAATCGGATCGTGAC